Genomic segment of Methanolobus mangrovi:
GGTAGTCATGAACACACAGGAAGAATTGCAGCAGGCTTTTAAGGATTACAGGAACGGGACATTTGTTAAGTGAAATAGATTGTTCCGCTACCACCATGATCTGCTATTGAATTCGACTTTCATTGAAACCTTTTAGTAATTTTTTCGCCAGGTAGTCATGATTATAGCTGCCACAGTCAGAACCTTGAACTCTTCCCTTATCCCCCTAACCATAGGCCTTTGCTGTTCACCTATACCTCTACAGTCTTGACACAAACAGTTTTAAAATCAAGATAATCTGCGCCCAGTTTTATTGGCATCGCCATTCGAAGTATCTGAAATCAGCCCCCATATTTAAAAGATGAGGCAGAGTAGTATATTATATGGAATATTATGTTTTTCATTCGTGGTAGCACTAATGTCCTTACTTTAGTCCTTCAAATGTAGATTTCAATGATTCAAGATTAAAAATACATGTCCTAATCTCCAGATATAATGGACCGTTACAAACACCACCAACATGAGTAGATAAGGAATCAAGTTTTGCCATAATATCATTTAAGGAATCTAATTTTTCTTTTTTGGATAAATTATTAGTATCTAATATTTTTTCCCCAATTTTATATGAATAAGTCACAATATTAATTGAAAAGGAGTTCATTGATTCATCATCACTCAATTTTCCAGCGAGCTGTATCAAAAACATTAATATTGCCTCCACTATCGTCTTAACTTCGTGGGAAAAAGGCTCATCATCAACTAATTTATACCCTGTTTTAGAAAGAGCCAATATTCCATGGCCTATTTCAGTTTCCCATTTATTATCAACAGATATTCGTGTGAGTTCTGCGACCTTCACAACCGATCTATGAACAATAATAAAATCACCAAACGATGTTTTAAGAGGGGTACTACAAAAAAAACATATTTTCATTATTGACGTATCTGTTATTTTTCTAAGATTTTTTGTAGCAGCAGCAATTCCAATATCCGAGATAATATTGACTGCAAATATTGCAGCATCCTCCATATCTTTTTTAGCTGCATCTATTACAAGTTCACCAATATGAAAAATAATATGATCTACAACTTTGAATGTACTTTCTAAATATTGATTCTCTTTATTTTCAATGATTGAAATGGCTTTTTTCTTGAATACATTCAAACCATATTTCACGCTTTCATAATCATGCTTTTTAATAGAGCCACGCAATACGTCAACAATTGGCTGAACAGTATCGATTACAGGCTCAACTTCGCCACCTACATCAATGTTCTTTTCTTTTTCAAGCGCATTTTTGATATTATAATAGCCCACATCTGTTGAAAATAATTTAATCATTTCAGTGGGTTTGAACATTTCAAGTATGCGATTGATATAGATTATTAAAGCAAAAAATGCAAAAATACCCAATGAATATGCAGCTATAACCTTATTTTCAAAAACTGATTCATCATTATATTGGCCAAAAAACAAGAAATTATGACTAATAACTCCAAATGATTGTGAATTGTGAATTGTTTTAAGCACCCAAAGACCGTAAATTATGGATGAGAAATAAATGAACAATAGAATGATAAAATCAGGATTTGTTTTAAAGCTTTTAAACAAATCAATTGTTCTTTCAGAATAATATGCGGCTACATGTTGTATAGCAACTAAACTAAGAGTAATTACTATAGCGATAATTGCTGCTTCACTCTGGACTAGGGCACTTATCATGTATCTTGCACTGTCTGCATTTGTCTCAAATGCCCATACTTTAGCAAGGAATACGTAAGAAACGGACATAAATAAGACAAACCATTTAAAATACATACTACTCTTAATTTAACTAAATCGGGAATTTTTATTATCAACGAAACGGCCTCCCACGTAATTGTTGGATAGAATGAAAGCATAAGCAAAGGAAGCACCATATACAATAAAAAATCAAAACAATTTGATGGAGTATAAAAACTAATAACCATAAACTCGAAAATCATTGTAATAGAATATGAAATAAAAAATAGTAAGATGCAATTAGAAACAGTAGGTACGCCAACTGATTTAAGCATATCAACCAATGAATCAATACTAAATACTTTTTTAAAAACTGTAATTAAAGTATTTTCCTTTGACATCTCTGCCATAAATTAACTATTATAATATAAACATATTCAATTATTTGAGCATAAAGAGACAAAGAAATTGTATTTAATTCCTAGAATTATATCATTTTTTGCATAGCCAGAGCAGACAGGAACAATCCACTTAGGCAACTTAAATTCTACCTTTATCTAAAAATCTCAGCTATCCTCTCCGGTAAATCGTCCCGATTATCTTCATCAACAGTCAGAACCTCGAACTCTTTCCTTATCCTCTGCGCCAGTGGATGCTCACTCGATCTGTGCAGCACGGCCAGTATCGACCTGGCCGAATCCAGTGCACCCTCTACAGCCCGGATGAAATTCTCTGACTTGAGTTCCATGGGTCCGACCTCATCTATAACCACAACATCACAATCAATGGCATTCTTAATGGCTTCTGCACCTATGCCGTCAAGGTCTGCAAGGTTCACATGATACTTTCCAAGCTTCGGGCCTGAACATCGGACATGACTCAGGACACCTTTTCTGCCGGCAGAGATATCCTCTATCGAAAAGCCCTGTCGTTTGCCGTTCACAAGTATTTCCGCGGTCCTGATGCCACAGGCTTTTAGATCTAGTTTTTCCACAGCCCTTGCTACAACAGTTGATTTGCCAACACCCGGCTTTCCAGTTACAGCTATTCGAAGCATCTGGAACCTCCTTTGCAGATCAGCCATAAAAATTACAAATAAATAAACCGAGAGTCAATCCCTGTCATCCGCTTATTATCATTAATTCCGATCAGACTGGTATGTCTTCTATCTTGTCCAGAAAAATGATTTCTGGTTTGCGGATTACACCCACTTCTTCCATTTTCTTT
This window contains:
- a CDS encoding NTPase — its product is MLRIAVTGKPGVGKSTVVARAVEKLDLKACGIRTAEILVNGKRQGFSIEDISAGRKGVLSHVRCSGPKLGKYHVNLADLDGIGAEAIKNAIDCDVVVIDEVGPMELKSENFIRAVEGALDSARSILAVLHRSSEHPLAQRIRKEFEVLTVDEDNRDDLPERIAEIFR
- a CDS encoding DUF2254 family protein, giving the protein MSVSYVFLAKVWAFETNADSARYMISALVQSEAAIIAIVITLSLVAIQHVAAYYSERTIDLFKSFKTNPDFIILLFIYFSSIIYGLWVLKTIHNSQSFGVISHNFLFFGQYNDESVFENKVIAAYSLGIFAFFALIIYINRILEMFKPTEMIKLFSTDVGYYNIKNALEKEKNIDVGGEVEPVIDTVQPIVDVLRGSIKKHDYESVKYGLNVFKKKAISIIENKENQYLESTFKVVDHIIFHIGELVIDAAKKDMEDAAIFAVNIISDIGIAAATKNLRKITDTSIMKICFFCSTPLKTSFGDFIIVHRSVVKVAELTRISVDNKWETEIGHGILALSKTGYKLVDDEPFSHEVKTIVEAILMFLIQLAGKLSDDESMNSFSINIVTYSYKIGEKILDTNNLSKKEKLDSLNDIMAKLDSLSTHVGGVCNGPLYLEIRTCIFNLESLKSTFEGLK